One genomic window of Gemmatimonadales bacterium includes the following:
- a CDS encoding prephenate dehydratase domain-containing protein, with the protein MPKVAYQGSVGAFSQLAAESRIAGARATGFADFDGVVRAVRSGKADLGLVPVWNSTIGEIETSRAALHSATDLEEVDRFEFPICLCLLALPGTAVRTIRSVESHPEALKQCVGFLATHRLTPKVADDTAESARRISLDRNYTRAAVASERAAEHHGLEVLYRDIADARDNRTAFVVIAPGAAR; encoded by the coding sequence GTGCCGAAGGTCGCATATCAGGGAAGTGTCGGTGCGTTCAGTCAACTCGCCGCGGAGTCGAGGATTGCCGGCGCCAGGGCGACAGGATTCGCCGATTTCGACGGAGTCGTTCGCGCGGTGCGAAGCGGGAAAGCCGACCTGGGACTGGTGCCCGTCTGGAACTCCACCATCGGCGAGATCGAGACGAGCCGGGCAGCGCTCCATTCGGCAACCGATCTCGAGGAGGTCGACCGATTCGAATTCCCGATCTGCCTCTGCCTGCTGGCGCTCCCGGGGACCGCCGTCCGCACAATCCGGAGTGTCGAGAGCCATCCGGAAGCGCTCAAGCAATGCGTCGGCTTTCTCGCGACGCATCGGCTCACGCCGAAAGTGGCCGACGACACCGCCGAATCGGCGCGCCGGATCAGTCTCGATCGAAACTACACGCGAGCGGCGGTGGCGAGCGAACGCGCCGCGGAGCATCACGGTCTCGAGGTCCTCTATCGCGATATCGCCGATGCGCGAGACAATCGGACCGCGTTCGTGGTCATCGCACCGGGCGCCGCGAGATGA
- a CDS encoding DUF4199 domain-containing protein has protein sequence MRKIVLTFGLIAAGILSATLAVTMLVWKDVEFDQGLAVGYTTMVIAFLMIYFGIRSYRDNVAGGSVRFGRAFKVGFLIMLIGVAGYVGTWEVIYYRFMPNFAETYAAKAVAKAKSSGKSDAEVAAISQQMASFSTSYRNPVVNVAYTTMEPLPVGLVLTLVSAFALSRKRREEVLQPDGATSS, from the coding sequence ATGCGCAAGATCGTCCTGACCTTCGGCCTGATCGCGGCCGGCATCCTCTCGGCCACGCTGGCAGTCACCATGCTGGTTTGGAAGGACGTCGAGTTCGACCAGGGGCTGGCGGTCGGCTACACCACGATGGTGATCGCCTTCCTGATGATCTACTTCGGGATCCGCTCCTATCGCGACAACGTGGCCGGCGGGTCGGTGCGATTCGGGCGGGCGTTCAAGGTCGGGTTCCTGATCATGCTGATCGGTGTCGCCGGCTATGTTGGCACCTGGGAAGTGATCTACTACAGGTTCATGCCGAACTTCGCCGAGACGTACGCCGCGAAGGCGGTCGCCAAGGCGAAGAGCAGCGGAAAGAGCGACGCCGAAGTGGCGGCGATCTCACAGCAGATGGCGTCGTTCAGCACATCGTACCGCAATCCCGTGGTCAACGTTGCCTACACCACGATGGAGCCGCTTCCGGTGGGGCTGGTGCTGACGCTGGTGTCGGCGTTCGCGCTGAGCCGCAAGCGGCGCGAAGAGGTGTTGCAGCCGGACGGTGCCACGAGCAGCTGA
- a CDS encoding VOC family protein: protein MARVTGIGGVFFKANDPKALQAWYRDNLGIDVQPWGGAAFDWVDDAGKPVAGTTAWNIASQQSDQFAPSSAPFMINYRVDDLHGLVKALREKGYNVLDKVEDSEYGKFGWVIDPEGNKVELWEPAAS, encoded by the coding sequence ATGGCACGAGTCACCGGCATTGGCGGCGTGTTCTTCAAGGCGAACGATCCGAAGGCGCTGCAGGCGTGGTATCGCGACAACCTCGGCATCGACGTCCAGCCGTGGGGCGGGGCAGCGTTCGACTGGGTCGACGACGCGGGGAAGCCGGTCGCGGGGACGACCGCCTGGAACATCGCCTCCCAGCAGAGCGATCAGTTTGCGCCGAGCTCGGCACCGTTCATGATCAACTACCGGGTCGACGACCTGCACGGGCTGGTGAAGGCGCTGCGCGAGAAGGGATACAACGTCCTCGACAAGGTCGAGGATTCGGAATACGGCAAGTTCGGATGGGTCATCGACCCGGAAGGGAACAAGGTCGAGCTCTGGGAACCGGCGGCTTCATGA